From the Pseudodesulfovibrio indicus genome, the window CCGGCGGCAGGAGCGGCTGGAGGAGATACTCGGGGCCTTCGGGCGGGGCGAGGCCCAGGTCCTGGTGGGCACCCAGATGATCTCCAAGGGACACCATTTCCCCGGCGTGACCCTGGTGGTGGTCGCGGACGGCGACCTCGGTCTGAACCTGCCGGACTACCGCTCCTCGGAGCGCACCTTCCAGCTGCTGGTGCAGGTGGCGGGCAGGGCGGGGCGCGGCGACGATCCGGGGCGGGTGCTGATCCAGACGCGCAACCCAAATCATCCCATATGGAAGGAAATCCTGGGCGGCGATTACCCCGGTTTCTTCGAGCGCGAGGTCTCCCGGCGTACCGTGTTCCGCTATCCGCCGTTCTCGCGCATGGCCCTGGTGCGGATCAGCTATCCGGCGGACCTGGAGAACGGCCCGGTGGCGGTGGGCATCCTCGGCGAGGTGCTGCGCGAGCAGGGCAGGGCGCTGGACATCGCCGTGCTCGGCCCGGCCCCGGCTCCCCTGGCCATGCTGCGGGGCCGCAAGCGGTTCAACTGTTTGCTCAAATCCGACGACTGGGGCAAGGTGCGGACCCTCTACGCGGCCATGGCCCGGTCCAACCCCGACCCCAGGAACGTGCGCACCGGGCTGGACCTCGATCCCCTTTCGACCCTGTAAACCATCGACAGGGGCGGGTTTGTCGGCTACATTGCCCCATTATTCAAGATCACAAGGTAGTTGAACCATGAAATGCGTGAAATCATGCCTCTGGCTGACCGTCCTGTGCCTGCTGCTGGCCGCGCCCGCGTCCGCCCAGGAGTCCAAGGTCGGTTTCGTCAACCCGCAGCGGATCATCAACGAGTCCCGGATCGGCAAGATCGCCCAGGAGGACCTGGCCGGGCTCGGCAAGGAGAAGGACCGGCGCGTCCGCGACGCCCTGGCCAAGGTCAACAAGCTTCAGGAGAGCCTGAAGGAGGACGCCCTGTCCGTGAGCGAGCAGCAGTCCCGCGAGAATGCGCTGCGCACGACGGTGCGCGACTACGAGCGCCTGGTGGAAAACTCCAACCTGGAGATCCAGGCCGAGGAGCGCCGTCTGATCCAGTTCGTCATGCGCCATGCCGACTCCATCCTCAGGACCATAGCCCGCGAGCGGGGATTCACCATGATCCTGACCGACCCCGAGATCATCGGTTACGTGGACGGCTCCATGGACATTACCGACCGGGTGATCAAAGAACTCAACGCCTTGATCTAGGGTGCAGAACATGCGCAGAATCATTCCTTTCTTTTCCGCCCTGCTGTTGCTCCTGACCGCTTCCGGCGCCTTCGCCTTCGGCAAGATTGTTTACTCCGACAGGCCCCTGAACCTGCGCGAGACCCGTTCCGCATCCTCCGAATGGGTGGGCAGCCTCTATGCGGGCCAGAAGGTCCGGGTGGCCCACGAGGTGGACGGCTGGGTGGCCGTGTACGAGCCGGACGCCACGGACGACAGCGAAGCCAACGTTGTGGGGTACTCCAACGCCCGGTACCTGGTCGACAAACGCGGCCGGTACGAGCCCGAAACCTGGGGCGAGCTCGTCTACACCCCCCGCAAGCTCAACGTCCGGAACCTGCCTTCCACCAAGGGGCGCAAGGTCGACACCCTGGAGCCGGGCCAGCGGGTGATCGTCGATTTTCCCGAGGACGACTGGATTCGCGTATTCAAGCCCGGCGTGACCATCCGCTCCCGAATGAACGGCATCGGCTACAGCTTCGCCAAGTATTTTCAGCCCGTGACCGATGACGCGCCTGTCGCGCCGCCCGTGGCCGAGCAGGCCGCTCCGGCTCCGGCTCCGGCCCCGGCCCCTGCGCCCGCCCCGGCCCCTGAACCGGCAAAGGCCGAGCCCCCGCGCCGACCCGAATTCCGGCGGGTGGTCATGGCCGACGAGGTCAACGTGCACCAGAGCCGGACCACGAGTTCGCCCCTGGTGCGCACCCTGCGCCCCGGCGACGTGGTCCAGGTGGGACTGGTGGGCAACGGCTGGCTGGCCGTCTTCGCAGCCAACGACGTGATCCGTTCCGAGAGCAGCTCCCTCGGCTACTCCCTGCAGAACCTCATTGACGAGAAGTCCAAGCCCGCCGAGGACCTGGCCGCGCCCAGGCCGGTTGTGGCCGCGCCCGGAGCCTCTGCCGTGACCCGTCCCGTCCCCCCGGCCGCGCCCGCGCCCAAGGCGTCGACGCCTCCCGCGCCCCCGGCCGAACCGGTGGTCTCCGCCGAGGAACTCAAGGCCGAGGCCGTGAAATCCGGCTCGGAGCAGCAGACCATGGTCATCGACCGGACCGCCTTCGCCGATGCCAAACGGCCCGATCCCGCCCCGGACCAGAATGCCCACGGATACCAGTTCCGCTATCTGGAAAAGGCCGAGACCCGCGAGTACGGCGAACCCTGGATCATCCTCAAGGTGTTCCTGGCCACCACCAAGCTGCCCACGCGGGACCAGCTCAAGGACTTCGCCACCAGCCTGTGGAAGGACCACAAGCGGGTGACCAAGAACGTGGCGGTGCAGGTCTATCTGCCGGGCATGAACACCGAGGACTTGGCCTGGGGCGTGGTCAAGTTCGACGACAAGGAGATGCTCGAGCTGTGGACCCGCAGGGCGGCCCTGTTGGGGACCAAGTTCCTGTAGCGCCAAACCCGCAAAAAAAGCCCTCGCACG encodes:
- a CDS encoding SH3 domain-containing protein; translated protein: MRRIIPFFSALLLLLTASGAFAFGKIVYSDRPLNLRETRSASSEWVGSLYAGQKVRVAHEVDGWVAVYEPDATDDSEANVVGYSNARYLVDKRGRYEPETWGELVYTPRKLNVRNLPSTKGRKVDTLEPGQRVIVDFPEDDWIRVFKPGVTIRSRMNGIGYSFAKYFQPVTDDAPVAPPVAEQAAPAPAPAPAPAPAPAPEPAKAEPPRRPEFRRVVMADEVNVHQSRTTSSPLVRTLRPGDVVQVGLVGNGWLAVFAANDVIRSESSSLGYSLQNLIDEKSKPAEDLAAPRPVVAAPGASAVTRPVPPAAPAPKASTPPAPPAEPVVSAEELKAEAVKSGSEQQTMVIDRTAFADAKRPDPAPDQNAHGYQFRYLEKAETREYGEPWIILKVFLATTKLPTRDQLKDFATSLWKDHKRVTKNVAVQVYLPGMNTEDLAWGVVKFDDKEMLELWTRRAALLGTKFL
- a CDS encoding OmpH family outer membrane protein, with translation MKCVKSCLWLTVLCLLLAAPASAQESKVGFVNPQRIINESRIGKIAQEDLAGLGKEKDRRVRDALAKVNKLQESLKEDALSVSEQQSRENALRTTVRDYERLVENSNLEIQAEERRLIQFVMRHADSILRTIARERGFTMILTDPEIIGYVDGSMDITDRVIKELNALI